The proteins below come from a single Candidatus Edwardsbacteria bacterium RifOxyA12_full_54_48 genomic window:
- a CDS encoding rubredoxin translates to MKLKCNVCGYIYDPEAGDPDGDVRPGTYFDNLPLDWVCPDCGASQDIFEIIDDDFEEEGGEEDE, encoded by the coding sequence ATGAAGCTCAAGTGCAACGTTTGCGGCTACATCTACGATCCGGAGGCCGGCGACCCCGACGGAGACGTCAGGCCGGGAACATATTTTGACAATCTTCCGCTGGACTGGGTCTGCCCGGACTGTGGCGCGTCGCAGGATATTTTCGAGATCATCGACGACGATTTTGAGGAGGAAGGCGGGGAGGAGGATGAGTAG
- a CDS encoding phosphopyruvate hydratase gives MTAIAKIHAREILDSRGNPTVEVDCHLACGAMGRAAVPSGASTGIHEALELRDGDRNRYGGKGVLKAVENVNSAIAPALSGREASEQKAVDQVMLDLDGTDNKSKLGANATLGVSLAVARAAAAASGQPLYRYLGGEAATALPVPMFNIMNGGAHANWQGTDLQEFMIAPLGAPSFAEALRWGSETYHALKSVLKDKGYSTGVGDEGGFAPALKTNAEALDLIIQAIEKAGYRPGEQISLALDPASSGFYQDGKYNLKTEGRSISSEQMVDMYQQWCQKYPIIVIEDGLAEDDWDGWKLLNQRLGDKIELVGDDLFVTNVKRIARGIKEKAANAVLIKLNQIGTLTETQAAIEMAYQAGWKAMVSHRSGETVDSFIADFTVAMKTGHLKTGAPCRGERLEKYNQLLRIEEELGPAAHYPGRSVFK, from the coding sequence ATGACCGCCATCGCCAAGATCCATGCCCGGGAGATCCTGGATTCCCGGGGCAACCCCACGGTCGAGGTGGATTGCCATCTGGCCTGCGGAGCCATGGGCCGGGCCGCCGTCCCCTCCGGCGCATCCACCGGAATCCATGAGGCCTTGGAACTGAGGGACGGAGACCGGAACCGTTATGGCGGCAAGGGCGTGCTCAAGGCAGTAGAGAACGTCAATTCCGCCATCGCCCCAGCCCTCTCCGGCCGGGAGGCCAGCGAACAGAAGGCGGTGGATCAGGTCATGCTGGACCTGGACGGAACCGACAACAAATCCAAGCTGGGAGCCAACGCCACCTTGGGAGTCAGCCTGGCGGTGGCCCGGGCTGCGGCGGCCGCCTCGGGCCAGCCCCTGTACCGCTACCTGGGAGGGGAGGCCGCCACTGCCCTGCCGGTCCCCATGTTCAACATCATGAACGGGGGGGCCCACGCCAACTGGCAGGGCACCGACCTTCAGGAATTCATGATCGCCCCCTTGGGCGCTCCCAGTTTTGCGGAAGCCCTGCGCTGGGGCAGCGAAACCTACCATGCCCTGAAATCCGTGCTCAAGGACAAGGGCTATTCCACCGGAGTGGGAGACGAAGGAGGTTTCGCCCCGGCCCTGAAGACCAATGCCGAGGCCCTGGACCTGATCATCCAGGCCATCGAGAAAGCCGGATACCGCCCCGGGGAGCAGATCTCACTGGCCCTGGACCCGGCCTCCAGCGGCTTCTACCAGGATGGAAAGTATAATCTGAAAACCGAGGGCCGAAGCATAAGCTCAGAACAAATGGTGGACATGTACCAGCAGTGGTGCCAGAAATATCCCATCATCGTCATCGAGGACGGATTGGCTGAAGACGACTGGGATGGCTGGAAACTGCTGAACCAGCGCCTGGGGGACAAGATTGAACTGGTGGGGGACGACCTGTTCGTCACCAATGTCAAACGCATCGCCAGAGGTATTAAGGAGAAGGCGGCCAACGCCGTCCTGATCAAGCTCAACCAGATCGGCACCCTGACCGAGACTCAGGCCGCCATCGAGATGGCCTATCAGGCCGGCTGGAAGGCCATGGTTTCCCATCGCAGCGGAGAAACGGTGGACAGCTTCATTGCCGACTTCACCGTGGCCATGAAGACCGGGCACCTTAAAACGGGGGCTCCCTGCCGCGGGGAAAGGCTGGAGAAGTACAACCAACTGCTGCGCATCGAGGAGGAACTGGGGCCGGCCGCCCATTACCCCGGCAGGTCCGTATTCAAATGA
- a CDS encoding aminopeptidase has translation MSNDSSKLMLENKSVWERADAKLRERYFGFAREYAGFLDAGRTERLAVERLKELAEQQGFLPVEKVKSWKAGQKVYAINRGKNIFLAVLGQEPLENGANLVASHLDVPRLDLKQRPLYQDDELGQALLRTHYYGGVKKYQWVNIPLGLYGKVILRNGQEVDLAIGHDDDDPCFVITDILPHLNKKEQADRKSGETIKGEELVVLCGGIPVDDAEAKSRVKLAVLEHLNKKYGMEEEDLISSEIEMVPLIKSRFIGFDRSFLGGYGHDDRVCSYTSARAIFDVRDPKKTVVAACVDKEEIGSEGNTGMQAMFLWNFLGDLMALNKPDYSEAALRRCLSRSRVLSADTNAAVEPNFKGVHEMSNAGRAGYGLMMIKYTGHGGKSGASDANAEFVGWVRKIFNDNHIPWQCGAMGKVDEGGGGTVAKFLAKLGMEVLDCGPAVMSLHSPFEVVSVADIYASYQGYLAFYQAG, from the coding sequence ATGTCCAACGATAGCAGCAAACTGATGCTGGAGAATAAAAGCGTCTGGGAGCGGGCCGACGCCAAACTGCGGGAAAGATATTTCGGCTTTGCCAGGGAATACGCCGGGTTTCTGGATGCCGGCCGCACCGAAAGACTGGCGGTGGAACGCCTGAAGGAGCTGGCCGAGCAGCAGGGCTTCCTGCCGGTGGAGAAGGTCAAGTCCTGGAAGGCCGGGCAGAAGGTCTATGCCATCAACCGCGGCAAGAACATCTTCCTGGCGGTGCTGGGACAGGAACCTCTGGAGAACGGCGCCAACCTGGTGGCCTCCCACCTGGACGTGCCCCGGCTGGACCTGAAACAAAGGCCGCTGTATCAGGATGACGAACTGGGACAGGCCCTGCTGCGCACCCATTATTACGGCGGGGTCAAGAAGTACCAGTGGGTGAACATCCCGCTGGGGCTGTACGGCAAGGTGATACTGCGAAACGGCCAGGAGGTGGACCTGGCCATCGGCCACGACGACGATGATCCCTGTTTCGTGATCACCGACATCCTGCCCCATCTCAACAAGAAGGAACAGGCCGACCGCAAATCCGGGGAGACCATCAAGGGTGAGGAGCTGGTGGTGCTGTGCGGCGGGATCCCGGTGGACGACGCCGAGGCCAAGAGCCGGGTCAAGCTGGCGGTGCTGGAGCACCTGAACAAGAAATACGGGATGGAAGAGGAGGACCTGATCAGCTCCGAGATCGAGATGGTGCCGCTGATCAAATCCCGCTTCATCGGATTCGACAGAAGCTTCCTGGGGGGCTACGGCCACGATGACCGGGTCTGCAGCTATACCTCGGCCCGGGCCATCTTCGACGTCAGGGATCCCAAGAAGACAGTAGTGGCGGCCTGCGTGGACAAGGAGGAGATCGGCTCCGAGGGAAACACCGGGATGCAGGCCATGTTCCTGTGGAACTTTTTGGGCGACCTGATGGCCCTGAACAAGCCGGATTATTCCGAGGCGGCCCTCCGGAGATGCCTGTCCCGCTCCCGGGTGCTCTCGGCCGACACCAATGCCGCGGTGGAGCCAAATTTCAAGGGGGTGCATGAGATGTCCAACGCCGGCCGGGCGGGCTACGGCCTGATGATGATCAAATACACCGGGCACGGCGGAAAGAGCGGGGCCAGCGACGCCAACGCCGAGTTCGTGGGCTGGGTCAGGAAGATATTCAACGATAACCACATCCCCTGGCAATGCGGCGCCATGGGCAAGGTGGACGAGGGCGGCGGCGGCACGGTGGCCAAATTCCTGGCCAAGCTGGGGATGGAGGTGCTGGACTGCGGCCCGGCGGTGATGTCCCTGCATTCGCCCTTCGAGGTGGTATCGGTGGCCGATATCTATGCCAGCTACCAGGGCTACCTGGCGTTTTACCAGGCGGGTTGA